In one window of Corynebacterium mycetoides DNA:
- the nadC gene encoding carboxylating nicotinate-nucleotide diphosphorylase, which translates to MNAPDFVRLARLALLEDLADGPDVTTDSTISADDVSTARLVSREPGIIAGLDAIAATFTALREPDIAAVAGCAAAPTVELLLADGSASAPGDTLATVTAPTRALLVAERTMLNILSHASGIATATRAWVDAVEGTGARIRDTRKTLPGLRDVQKYAVRIGGGTNHRMGLGDAALIKDNHIAVAGIVDALAAVREHSPRVSCEVEVDTLDQLQLLLDLPAPPELVLLDNFSVADTAEAVRRRDGLHRSGGARVELESSGGLSLDVARAYALAGVDYLAVGALTHSVSALDIGLDY; encoded by the coding sequence GTGAACGCGCCCGACTTCGTGCGCCTCGCACGCTTAGCGCTGCTCGAGGATTTAGCCGACGGCCCCGACGTGACCACCGATTCCACCATCTCCGCGGACGACGTCTCCACCGCCCGCCTCGTCTCACGCGAGCCCGGCATCATCGCGGGCCTCGACGCCATCGCCGCCACCTTCACCGCACTGCGCGAGCCCGACATCGCCGCCGTCGCGGGGTGCGCGGCCGCGCCCACAGTCGAGCTTTTGCTTGCCGACGGCTCCGCCAGCGCACCCGGAGACACCCTGGCAACCGTGACCGCGCCCACCCGCGCCCTCCTCGTGGCCGAGCGCACCATGCTCAACATCCTCAGCCACGCCAGCGGCATCGCCACCGCGACGCGCGCCTGGGTCGACGCCGTCGAGGGCACGGGCGCACGTATCCGGGACACCCGCAAGACCCTGCCCGGGCTGCGCGACGTGCAGAAGTACGCCGTGCGCATCGGCGGCGGGACCAACCACCGCATGGGGCTGGGCGACGCCGCGCTGATCAAGGACAACCACATCGCCGTCGCGGGAATCGTCGACGCGCTCGCCGCGGTGCGCGAGCACTCGCCGCGGGTGAGTTGCGAGGTGGAGGTGGACACGCTGGACCAGCTGCAGCTCCTGCTAGACCTGCCCGCACCGCCGGAGCTGGTGCTGCTGGACAACTTCAGCGTCGCCGACACCGCCGAGGCCGTGCGCCGACGCGACGGCCTGCACAGAAGCGGCGGCGCCCGCGTCGAGCTGGAGTCCTCCGGGGGCTTGAGCCTCGACGTGGCCCGCGCCTACGCCCTGGCGGGAGTCGACTACCTCGCGGTCGGCGCCTTGACCCACTCCGTTTCCGCACTCGACATCGGGCTGGACTACTAA
- a CDS encoding FUSC family protein, whose translation MAKERMSTRERLQAVDLTLKARLARVRKRLLPIAQTAIAAGFAYWVASTVFGHARPFFAPISVIIIIGMTGGERITKAMDISLGCVLGVLVGDLLFYRLGEGGWQIAVIVGGALLIASFFSRSQLVNNQVAIGSVLIATIMPPGGEVTGIDRTVDAFVGAVVALLTLALIPQGPVGRARQEIAKVMELMSSVLDDVADGLRAGDSAVIDDALESIRASQTDIDSMSSAIASGAESARLSPFLWGSRRFVHSLELVIPPVDTAIRTTRVLARRALILCGDGDKVTPEQIALIDALASACLEISDVYEVDSRKRQAVAIPRIVNDLRVLGSRAGMDVIPEDGVLSAYVILAQTRSLIVDLLQVCGLSRESAAAVLAPTSDTPQFPPEMYG comes from the coding sequence ATGGCGAAGGAGCGGATGAGCACGCGGGAGAGGCTGCAAGCCGTCGACCTCACCCTCAAAGCGCGCTTGGCGCGCGTGCGCAAGCGCCTCCTGCCGATCGCGCAGACGGCGATTGCGGCCGGCTTCGCGTACTGGGTCGCGTCCACGGTCTTCGGCCACGCGCGGCCGTTCTTCGCGCCGATCTCGGTGATCATCATCATCGGCATGACCGGCGGGGAGCGCATCACCAAGGCGATGGACATCTCGCTGGGCTGCGTGCTCGGCGTGCTGGTGGGCGACCTGCTGTTCTACCGCCTCGGGGAGGGCGGATGGCAGATCGCGGTGATTGTGGGTGGGGCGCTGCTCATTGCGTCGTTCTTCTCCCGCTCCCAGCTGGTGAACAACCAGGTGGCCATCGGCTCGGTGCTCATTGCCACGATCATGCCGCCGGGCGGGGAGGTCACGGGAATTGACCGCACCGTCGACGCGTTCGTGGGCGCGGTGGTGGCCCTGCTCACCTTGGCGCTGATCCCGCAGGGCCCGGTGGGCAGGGCGCGACAGGAGATCGCGAAGGTGATGGAGCTGATGTCCTCGGTGCTCGACGACGTCGCCGACGGCCTTCGCGCCGGGGACTCCGCGGTTATCGACGACGCGCTCGAGTCCATCCGCGCCTCCCAGACCGACATCGACTCCATGTCGTCCGCGATCGCCTCCGGTGCGGAGTCGGCGCGGTTGTCGCCGTTTTTGTGGGGTTCGCGCCGCTTCGTGCACTCGCTGGAGCTGGTCATTCCGCCCGTGGACACCGCGATCCGCACGACCCGCGTCCTAGCCCGCCGCGCCCTCATCCTCTGCGGGGACGGCGACAAGGTGACGCCAGAGCAGATTGCGCTTATCGACGCCCTCGCCAGCGCGTGCCTGGAAATCTCCGACGTGTACGAGGTCGACTCGCGCAAGCGCCAGGCGGTGGCGATTCCCCGCATCGTCAACGATCTGCGGGTTCTCGGTAGCCGCGCCGGGATGGACGTCATCCCGGAGGACGGTGTGCTCTCCGCGTACGTCATCCTCGCGCAGACGCGCTCGCTCATCGTGGACCTGCTGCAGGTGTGCGGCCTGTCGCGCGAGTCCGCGGCGGCGGTGCTGGCCCCGACATCGGATACCCCGCAGTTCCCGCCGGAGATGTACGGCTAG